Proteins encoded within one genomic window of Petrotoga miotherma DSM 10691:
- the trhA gene encoding PAQR family membrane homeostasis protein TrhA: MKDLDNIEKFTTGEEIANAVIHGIGALLSIAALVLLVVFSAINGQPWSIFSSVIYGSSLIILYTSSTLYHSFQRKKMKDLFEIFDHSAIYILIAGTYTPFALITLSGRLGWIIFSVVWVLAAIGIIFKIFFVKRFRILSTILYIAMGWLVVFAMEPLVTNLDFWGVFWLVIGGILYTVGTIFYVWRKIPYHHALWHLIVLAGSICHFFSVFFYVI; encoded by the coding sequence GTGAAAGATTTAGACAATATCGAAAAATTTACCACTGGTGAAGAAATAGCTAATGCCGTTATACACGGTATAGGAGCATTGTTGAGTATAGCTGCTCTGGTGTTATTGGTAGTTTTTTCAGCGATTAACGGACAACCTTGGAGTATTTTCAGTTCGGTTATATATGGTTCGTCCTTGATTATTCTTTATACATCTTCAACACTATATCACAGCTTTCAACGTAAAAAAATGAAAGATCTCTTTGAAATCTTCGATCATTCTGCAATTTATATTTTAATAGCCGGTACTTACACACCTTTTGCACTAATTACGTTGAGCGGAAGGCTAGGTTGGATTATATTTTCTGTGGTATGGGTTTTGGCAGCTATAGGCATTATTTTTAAAATATTTTTCGTTAAAAGATTTAGGATCCTTTCAACAATTTTATACATAGCCATGGGATGGTTAGTTGTATTTGCTATGGAACCTTTAGTTACAAACTTGGATTTCTGGGGGGTCTTTTGGTTGGTCATAGGAGGCATTCTTTACACAGTTGGGACCATATTTTACGTGTGGAGAAAAATCCCATACCACCATGCTTTATGGCATTTGATAGTACTTGCAGGAAGCATATGTCACTTTTTCTCAGTGTTTTTTTATGTTATATGA
- a CDS encoding bifunctional enoyl-CoA hydratase/phosphate acetyltransferase produces the protein MKNFEELLNRAKSKPTKNVVLVCAEDIEALKALSKASEEGFANPVLVGNKEEIKKNLEIVGKEFDIIEAETPQEAAEKGVRLVSSGAADLLMKGKIKTSELLKAVLNNDWGLKTGNLLSHVAVVETPYLDRLLLISDGGMIIHPDLMQKVQIIYNALEVAKNLEIKTPKVALLAAVEVVNPDMPETVDAAILTQMNKRGQIKGCIVDGPLALDNAINEQAAKIKNINSEVAGKADILIVPDIHSGNLLGKSAVYFSGGNVAGIVVGAKAPIVLVSRADNDQSKLAALALGVLNS, from the coding sequence ATGAAAAACTTTGAAGAATTGTTGAATAGAGCAAAGTCCAAACCAACAAAGAACGTCGTTCTTGTCTGTGCTGAAGATATTGAAGCTTTGAAGGCTTTATCAAAAGCAAGTGAAGAAGGGTTTGCAAACCCTGTCTTGGTTGGAAATAAAGAAGAAATTAAAAAAAATTTGGAAATTGTTGGAAAGGAATTTGACATTATAGAGGCAGAAACTCCACAGGAAGCAGCAGAAAAAGGTGTTCGTCTCGTTTCAAGTGGGGCTGCTGATCTGCTCATGAAGGGTAAGATAAAAACTTCTGAGTTGCTAAAAGCTGTTTTAAACAACGATTGGGGATTAAAAACAGGAAATTTGCTTTCTCATGTTGCGGTAGTAGAAACACCTTATTTGGATAGATTACTTTTGATAAGCGATGGTGGAATGATAATCCACCCAGATTTAATGCAAAAGGTTCAAATTATATACAACGCCCTTGAAGTAGCCAAAAACCTTGAAATAAAAACTCCCAAGGTAGCTTTATTAGCGGCGGTCGAAGTAGTTAATCCCGATATGCCCGAGACAGTAGATGCCGCGATATTGACCCAAATGAACAAAAGAGGCCAAATAAAAGGGTGCATTGTCGATGGTCCTCTTGCCCTTGATAACGCTATAAACGAACAAGCTGCCAAGATTAAAAATATAAACAGTGAGGTTGCAGGTAAAGCAGATATTTTAATTGTTCCAGATATCCATTCGGGGAACTTGTTAGGAAAATCTGCTGTATATTTTTCAGGAGGAAACGTGGCAGGGATTGTAGTGGGAGCAAAGGCTCCCATAGTATTAGTATCAAGAGCCGACAACGATCAATCGAAATTGGCAGCTCTGGCACTTGGAGTTTTAAACTCCTGA
- a CDS encoding MATE family efflux transporter: protein MKIKDTGKVDVLKTSIWKALFTLAWPIILTNMMQAIYNITDAYFLGKLGPLELSVPTVVWPLIFVFISFATGFSYAGTSLIAQYTGYGDQRRAEKSAAQTILVMTFVALSIMAIVLIFSKQLLSLLQLDKNIFELSNTYLKIMAFSLPFIFLMQTVAGIFRGWGNSFIALKYNGISILLNVALDPLFIFQFNLGVFGAALATMLSQVIISVVFLFVLFKGREGFKLHAKDFVPDPKLIKKVLSVGLPSSIGESFTAIGFAIIMGVIAQFGPIVISGYGIGNRMNNLIIMFAMGISLATATMTGQYVGANQPERAEETVRKASLATLLIVGSASMVMFLFGHNITKFFINDPEVIKVGEEFFRYVSFSLPFFSLVSVFLGTLRGTGHTIQSTIIDMVRLWGIRVPLVFFLAETHGYIGIFIAMIISNLSALVLALGFLIFGNWKKPVIEEASQRNA from the coding sequence ATGAAAATCAAAGATACAGGAAAAGTTGATGTTTTAAAAACATCCATATGGAAAGCTTTATTTACCTTAGCCTGGCCAATTATTTTGACAAATATGATGCAAGCGATATATAATATAACTGATGCTTATTTTTTGGGAAAGTTAGGTCCTTTGGAATTATCTGTTCCTACTGTAGTTTGGCCGCTGATCTTTGTTTTTATATCTTTTGCCACAGGATTTTCCTACGCTGGAACCTCTTTGATAGCCCAATATACAGGATACGGCGATCAAAGAAGAGCTGAAAAATCGGCAGCTCAAACTATTTTGGTAATGACTTTCGTGGCTTTATCCATTATGGCAATAGTTTTGATCTTTAGCAAGCAATTATTATCTCTTTTACAATTGGATAAAAACATATTCGAACTTAGTAATACGTATCTAAAAATAATGGCATTTAGCTTACCTTTCATTTTTTTAATGCAAACGGTAGCGGGTATATTTAGGGGATGGGGAAATTCATTTATAGCCCTGAAATACAACGGTATATCAATCTTGTTGAATGTGGCCCTTGACCCTCTTTTCATTTTCCAATTCAATTTAGGCGTATTTGGTGCAGCGCTAGCAACTATGTTATCTCAAGTTATAATATCTGTTGTATTTTTATTTGTATTGTTCAAAGGTAGAGAGGGTTTTAAATTACACGCCAAAGATTTTGTCCCTGATCCAAAACTTATAAAAAAAGTGTTATCGGTTGGCTTACCTTCTTCTATTGGCGAATCTTTTACAGCTATAGGATTTGCTATAATTATGGGAGTTATTGCACAATTTGGGCCTATTGTTATTAGCGGATACGGAATCGGAAATAGAATGAACAATTTAATAATTATGTTCGCTATGGGAATATCTTTGGCAACGGCTACTATGACAGGTCAATATGTAGGTGCAAACCAACCTGAAAGGGCTGAGGAAACAGTTAGAAAAGCTTCTTTGGCAACTTTACTGATCGTTGGTAGTGCTTCAATGGTTATGTTTTTATTTGGTCACAATATAACGAAATTTTTCATAAATGACCCCGAAGTAATTAAAGTTGGAGAGGAATTTTTTAGATATGTTTCTTTCTCACTTCCGTTCTTCTCGTTAGTTTCTGTTTTTCTTGGTACTTTAAGGGGTACAGGGCATACGATTCAGTCAACCATTATAGATATGGTAAGATTGTGGGGAATAAGGGTACCTTTGGTTTTTTTCTTAGCTGAGACTCACGGTTACATAGGCATTTTCATCGCTATGATAATAAGTAATTTATCTGCCCTTGTATTAGCCCTAGGTTTTCTAATTTTTGGGAACTGGAAAAAACCTGTAATTGAAGAAGCTTCTCAGAGAAATGCTTAG
- a CDS encoding Tex family protein, which translates to MDIIKTITEDLNIKLFQTENTVELLNEGNTVPFISRYRKERTGNLDEEKIRRIEELFKYYQNLEGYKKTVLKSIEDQGKLTDALKEKIINTKKMTELEDLYLPYKKRKKTNADKAIEAGLEPAANKVLLGNIKSLDELEEFVSEEYDNIDKVTEGISYIIGQTFAHDKENRESLRKHYEKFGKIHSEKKKEFVEEATKYDMYHEFTQEISKIPNYRVLALNRGEKEKVLNVKLIIDDEWLEKEKSRYKTGNEICDKIISKGLIYGFTNMLNPSIEREIRQNLTEKAEEGAIVLFAKNLRQLLLTPPLKNKRVLAIDPGFRTGCKVVALDEMGNFLANDTIFPVPPQNDIENSEKIMMGLIQKYNINLIAIGNGTASRETQQFVVDLIKKNNLNLKYIFVDESGASVYSASKLAKEEFPEYDVTVRGAISLGRRIQDPLAEFVKIDPKSIGVGQYQHDVNQKKLKEKLDATVESVVNLVGVNLNTASYSLLEYVSGITSSLAKKIVQYRQKNGSFNKRADLLNVKGFGEKAFEQSAGFLRIIDGENPLEITGIHPESYEAAEKLINIHGYTLDDLKIKEKLDPLKLKVSQLLNEKENLKSISEELEIGEYTLIDILKELQKPGRDPRDEMPQPQLMDDILKFEDLKESMRLSGKITNITDFGAFVDLGIKENGLIHKSNLAERFVAHPTDIVQINDIVEVEIINIDKTRRRIGLRLVSIQR; encoded by the coding sequence TTGGATATAATCAAAACAATAACAGAGGATTTAAACATAAAACTATTTCAAACTGAAAACACTGTAGAATTACTAAATGAGGGAAACACCGTACCTTTTATCAGCAGGTATCGAAAAGAAAGAACAGGTAATTTAGACGAAGAAAAGATTAGGCGAATAGAAGAGTTATTTAAATATTATCAAAACTTAGAAGGCTACAAAAAAACTGTCTTAAAAAGCATTGAAGATCAAGGTAAATTAACAGATGCGCTAAAAGAAAAGATCATCAACACTAAAAAGATGACTGAATTGGAAGATCTGTATCTTCCTTACAAAAAAAGAAAGAAAACCAATGCCGACAAAGCTATAGAAGCTGGTCTTGAACCTGCAGCAAACAAAGTGTTATTAGGTAATATCAAATCTTTAGATGAATTAGAAGAATTTGTATCTGAAGAATACGATAATATAGATAAAGTGACAGAAGGAATTTCCTACATAATAGGTCAAACCTTTGCCCATGACAAAGAAAATCGGGAAAGTCTAAGAAAGCATTACGAAAAATTTGGTAAGATTCACTCTGAAAAGAAGAAAGAGTTTGTCGAAGAAGCCACTAAGTACGATATGTATCACGAATTCACACAAGAAATTTCAAAAATCCCAAATTACAGAGTTTTAGCTTTAAACAGGGGAGAAAAAGAAAAAGTTTTAAATGTAAAACTAATTATTGATGATGAGTGGCTTGAAAAAGAAAAATCTAGATACAAAACAGGAAATGAGATCTGCGATAAAATTATATCCAAAGGTTTGATCTATGGATTCACAAATATGTTAAACCCATCAATAGAAAGAGAAATAAGACAAAATCTAACAGAAAAAGCAGAAGAAGGGGCGATAGTTCTCTTTGCCAAAAATCTCAGGCAATTATTACTAACGCCCCCTTTAAAAAACAAAAGGGTCTTAGCAATTGATCCTGGTTTCAGAACGGGATGTAAAGTTGTGGCATTGGATGAAATGGGAAATTTTCTCGCTAACGATACGATATTCCCCGTTCCTCCACAAAATGATATAGAAAACTCAGAGAAAATTATGATGGGTTTAATTCAAAAGTATAATATAAATCTAATAGCGATAGGTAACGGGACTGCCTCACGAGAAACTCAACAATTCGTCGTTGACTTAATAAAGAAAAATAATTTGAATCTTAAGTACATATTCGTCGATGAATCTGGAGCTTCTGTTTATTCCGCTTCTAAGTTGGCAAAAGAAGAGTTCCCAGAATACGATGTAACTGTCCGAGGAGCTATAAGTTTAGGAAGAAGAATACAGGATCCTCTTGCAGAATTCGTAAAAATTGACCCAAAATCTATAGGTGTTGGACAGTATCAACACGATGTCAACCAAAAAAAGTTGAAAGAAAAACTCGACGCAACTGTGGAAAGCGTGGTTAACCTCGTTGGTGTTAATTTAAACACAGCCTCATATTCTTTATTAGAATACGTTTCAGGAATAACCAGTAGCCTGGCAAAGAAAATTGTCCAATACCGTCAAAAGAACGGTTCATTCAATAAAAGAGCCGATCTCTTAAACGTAAAAGGCTTTGGAGAAAAAGCTTTTGAACAAAGTGCAGGATTTTTGAGAATAATAGATGGGGAAAACCCGCTAGAAATAACGGGAATACATCCAGAAAGTTATGAAGCAGCGGAAAAATTAATAAATATACATGGCTACACCTTGGATGATTTAAAAATCAAAGAAAAATTGGACCCATTAAAATTAAAGGTTTCTCAACTTTTAAACGAAAAAGAAAATCTAAAATCAATATCCGAAGAATTGGAAATAGGGGAATATACATTGATCGATATACTTAAAGAACTTCAAAAGCCCGGCAGAGATCCAAGGGATGAAATGCCTCAACCTCAACTTATGGATGATATTCTAAAATTTGAAGATCTAAAAGAAAGTATGAGATTATCAGGTAAAATAACTAACATTACTGATTTTGGTGCCTTTGTAGATTTGGGAATAAAAGAAAACGGCTTGATTCATAAGTCAAACCTTGCTGAAAGATTTGTAGCTCATCCTACGGATATTGTGCAAATAAACGATATCGTAGAAGTGGAAATAATAAACATTGATAAAACAAGAAGAAGAATTGGTCTAAGATTAGTTAGTATTCAAAGATAA
- a CDS encoding aldose epimerase family protein, which translates to MSILEHIEKNQWGYTTEGIPVTLFTLRNENGITVQVTNYGATLVSLYLPDKKGEMEDIILGFDTVSDYEKPTPQNPFFGATIGRHANRIKNGQFSLEGKNYTLAQNNNSNHLHGGLKGFQKQIFQATAFTTVEGPSVRFKRLSHDGEEGYPGNLRVSVTYTLTNDNELKISYTATTDKTTIINLTNHSYFNLAGEGRGNIFDHQLELFANHYTPVEETLIPTGEIKSVKNTPFDFTVPKILGEVLKDLKDSPLEGIDHNFVLNKENSKISLAVRLVEPTSGRVMKIYTTEPGIQVYTGNFVDTYGKEGKHYGKYSGIALETQHFPNSPNQKNFPSTILRPSEVYSSTTIYKFSIVN; encoded by the coding sequence GTGTCAATTTTAGAACATATTGAAAAAAATCAATGGGGATATACAACAGAAGGCATTCCAGTAACTTTGTTCACATTAAGAAACGAGAATGGAATCACGGTACAAGTAACAAACTACGGTGCTACTTTGGTTTCTTTGTACTTACCTGACAAAAAGGGAGAAATGGAAGACATAATTTTAGGATTCGATACTGTTTCAGATTATGAAAAACCCACTCCACAGAATCCCTTTTTCGGTGCTACAATAGGGCGACATGCAAACAGAATAAAAAACGGGCAATTCTCACTTGAAGGTAAAAATTACACCTTGGCTCAAAATAATAATTCAAACCATCTTCATGGGGGATTAAAGGGGTTTCAAAAACAGATATTTCAAGCGACAGCTTTTACAACTGTCGAAGGACCTTCTGTTCGGTTCAAACGTTTAAGCCACGATGGTGAAGAAGGTTATCCAGGAAACTTACGTGTAAGCGTTACTTACACATTAACCAACGATAATGAATTAAAGATTTCTTATACCGCAACTACTGATAAAACTACTATTATAAATTTGACAAATCACAGTTATTTTAATTTAGCAGGTGAAGGTAGAGGAAATATTTTTGATCACCAGTTGGAACTTTTTGCTAATCATTATACACCTGTAGAAGAAACGTTAATCCCCACCGGAGAAATAAAAAGTGTCAAAAACACACCCTTTGATTTTACAGTCCCAAAAATTCTCGGTGAGGTGCTCAAAGATCTGAAAGATTCTCCGTTAGAAGGAATAGATCATAATTTCGTATTAAACAAAGAAAATAGCAAAATATCCTTAGCTGTAAGGTTGGTTGAACCCACAAGTGGAAGAGTGATGAAGATATACACAACCGAGCCTGGGATTCAAGTATATACAGGTAATTTTGTTGACACATACGGAAAAGAAGGAAAACACTACGGAAAATATTCTGGAATAGCTTTGGAAACACAGCATTTTCCAAACTCTCCAAATCAGAAAAACTTTCCTTCCACAATTTTAAGGCCCTCAGAAGTGTACTCTTCTACAACAATTTACAAATTTTCTATCGTGAATTAG
- a CDS encoding transposase encodes MKSYPPELKANVVKEHVEKGVSCSQLSKTYNIPTRNIYKWVKKFRDSGENYSCFFNGPFNKNSIVSRGSKVPPVVYENSGVDLDEISRLCMEYPDLAQTLQALKNLVIEKDMEIRVLREQVEFVKKNLNQRK; translated from the coding sequence GTGAAGTCTTACCCTCCAGAGTTAAAAGCTAACGTTGTTAAAGAGCATGTCGAAAAAGGTGTTTCTTGTTCTCAACTTAGTAAAACTTACAACATCCCTACCAGAAATATCTATAAGTGGGTTAAGAAGTTTAGAGATTCTGGTGAGAATTATTCTTGCTTTTTCAATGGCCCTTTTAACAAAAATTCCATCGTTTCTCGTGGTTCTAAGGTTCCTCCTGTGGTTTACGAGAATTCCGGTGTCGATTTGGATGAGATTTCTCGACTTTGTATGGAATACCCCGATCTCGCTCAGACTCTTCAAGCTTTGAAGAATTTGGTGATCGAAAAGGATATGGAGATCAGAGTTCTTAGAGAACAAGTTGAGTTTGTAAAAAAAAATTTGAATCAGAGAAAATGA
- a CDS encoding IS3 family transposase, translated as MENRHADFKSTPILDILYINRLHREYGVSLSYLFEEFNVNSSTYHYKTRFFLDTSSLSKKKHSNSKTRGFCYTVNGDKVPDEFVIAELIKIKEHLNMYVSKQKTIGSTKLCAYFRKNYGIIINHKKMRRLKHEIGLVGKYTKH; from the coding sequence ATGGAAAATAGACACGCTGATTTTAAATCTACACCCATTTTAGATATCCTATATATCAATAGGTTACATCGAGAGTACGGCGTTTCTCTTTCTTATCTTTTTGAAGAGTTCAACGTAAACTCCAGCACTTATCATTACAAAACGAGGTTCTTCTTGGATACCAGTTCTTTGTCAAAGAAAAAGCATTCTAATTCTAAAACTCGAGGTTTTTGCTATACTGTGAATGGCGATAAGGTTCCTGATGAATTTGTAATCGCTGAACTGATAAAAATCAAGGAACATCTCAATATGTATGTCTCAAAGCAAAAAACTATAGGTTCTACTAAGCTGTGTGCGTATTTTAGGAAAAATTATGGAATAATTATCAATCATAAAAAGATGAGACGTTTGAAACACGAAATCGGTTTGGTTGGAAAATATACAAAACATTGA
- a CDS encoding ABC transporter permease subunit yields the protein MNLNLLKKELKFTYKNTLLWSLLFVLFTGMYIPMSNQILSQSNNVLELINNMPKFLLESFDFSEQIFTKPEGIFGSEGMSFVYLLGAVFSAMLVGKVFADEYEKGTIEYLSVKPISRSTLYITKFTNIMINILFLNIIFTLSVVSMYAIFMKYEYNPEILLAFGIYSLTVQIFFSSISVIISILTQNNSSNLGISLSILIFMYFGDTMAKTIEATSWIKYFSIFNYIPLMETVLEEKIFWVNSLIILLISFGIYYFSYYLFKNKDINV from the coding sequence ATGAACTTAAATTTATTAAAAAAAGAGCTTAAATTCACTTATAAAAATACACTATTATGGTCATTGTTGTTTGTTTTATTTACGGGCATGTATATACCTATGAGTAATCAAATCCTTTCTCAGTCCAATAATGTATTAGAACTAATTAATAATATGCCCAAATTTTTACTCGAATCTTTCGACTTTAGTGAACAAATATTTACTAAACCAGAAGGTATATTCGGGTCAGAAGGTATGAGTTTTGTTTATTTATTGGGAGCTGTTTTTTCAGCGATGCTTGTAGGGAAAGTTTTTGCAGATGAATATGAAAAAGGAACTATAGAATATTTGAGCGTAAAGCCAATAAGTAGATCTACTTTATACATAACTAAATTCACGAATATAATGATAAATATATTATTTTTAAACATTATTTTTACCCTTTCGGTTGTTTCTATGTACGCTATTTTTATGAAATATGAATATAATCCAGAAATATTGTTGGCTTTTGGAATATATTCCCTTACAGTACAAATATTTTTCTCTTCAATTTCTGTGATAATAAGCATACTCACCCAAAACAATTCTTCAAACCTGGGTATCTCACTTAGTATACTAATTTTCATGTATTTTGGAGATACTATGGCAAAGACTATAGAGGCAACAAGTTGGATAAAATACTTCAGCATATTTAACTATATTCCTTTGATGGAAACCGTTTTAGAGGAAAAAATCTTTTGGGTAAATTCCTTAATAATTTTGCTAATATCTTTTGGAATATATTATTTTTCTTATTACCTATTCAAAAATAAAGATATTAATGTATGA
- a CDS encoding ABC transporter ATP-binding protein, which yields MENIKKYYGKYLGVEDISFKIKKGEIYGLIGPNGAGKTTTIRAMMGMISIDEGRITIGDKNIPHDLKHIKNKIGYLPGEVNFYENMRVKDFFDFNDRFYKNIDKKYEKELIDLLELETNKKFKELSMGNKKKVGIIQAIVHRPEYIIFDEPTNGLDPLLQHKLYSILEKEKERGATILFSSHILSEVEKICDKVGIVKKGKIIKESNIEEIAKVFKKTITIYKLKEINKFKDFEIKEQEDSYITYLVKNDDLNSFFEILSKCSYEDIEIKRPSLEEIFIDYYRSDEE from the coding sequence GTGGAGAATATCAAAAAATACTATGGAAAATACCTCGGAGTAGAGGACATTAGCTTTAAAATAAAAAAAGGAGAAATATACGGCCTTATAGGTCCTAATGGTGCTGGAAAAACAACGACTATAAGAGCTATGATGGGTATGATTTCAATTGATGAAGGGCGAATTACAATTGGGGATAAAAACATCCCACACGACCTTAAGCATATAAAAAATAAAATAGGTTACCTCCCTGGAGAAGTCAATTTTTATGAAAATATGAGAGTAAAAGATTTTTTTGATTTTAACGATAGATTTTATAAAAATATTGATAAGAAATATGAAAAAGAGCTAATAGATCTATTAGAACTTGAAACAAACAAAAAGTTCAAAGAACTTTCAATGGGAAACAAGAAAAAAGTTGGAATAATACAAGCCATTGTACACAGACCCGAATACATAATCTTTGATGAGCCTACCAACGGTTTAGACCCTCTTTTACAGCATAAATTATATAGTATTTTAGAAAAGGAAAAAGAAAGAGGTGCCACAATTCTTTTTTCATCTCATATATTATCAGAAGTTGAAAAAATTTGTGATAAAGTAGGGATCGTAAAAAAAGGAAAAATAATAAAAGAAAGTAATATTGAAGAGATAGCTAAGGTATTTAAAAAAACAATAACGATCTATAAACTCAAAGAAATAAATAAATTCAAAGATTTTGAAATAAAAGAACAAGAGGATTCTTATATAACTTATTTGGTAAAAAATGATGATTTAAATAGTTTTTTTGAAATTTTATCTAAATGTTCGTATGAAGATATAGAAATAAAAAGACCGTCTCTCGAAGAAATATTTATCGATTATTACAGGAGTGATGAAGAATGA
- a CDS encoding Rpn family recombination-promoting nuclease/putative transposase, with protein MNELVHNPHDRFFKWIFSDKKIARDFLQNYLPQEAAEIVDLDYLTPENNSHVDENLRESLSDMLYKTKIKGQDGYIYILMEHKSYIEGKVIFQLLRYITSIWEEKYDPKTKKVPIIIPIVIYHGREVWNVETNLSNMVQGIEDLPDELKTYLPTYRYEICDFSIKGKKRIIGLTAMKVAIEAMRAGTAMTKEEFKERLGRVFEYIKQLPEEQVHEWFEGCMIYLLNVREDVTIEEILKVQKEIMPGRGEIVMTIAEKLRNEGKLEGEREGIEKGKLEGEREFAVRILSKRFGNQLTEEIKDKIRKADEKTIDYIGDNLLEITIEELKELLK; from the coding sequence ATGAATGAATTAGTGCACAATCCTCACGATCGATTCTTCAAATGGATTTTCAGTGATAAAAAGATAGCTCGAGACTTCTTACAAAATTATCTACCTCAAGAAGCTGCAGAAATAGTAGACCTAGATTATTTAACTCCTGAAAACAACAGTCATGTAGATGAAAACCTAAGAGAAAGCCTCTCGGATATGTTGTATAAAACAAAGATAAAAGGACAAGATGGATACATATACATTCTGATGGAACATAAAAGCTACATTGAAGGTAAAGTAATCTTTCAACTGTTGAGATACATTACGAGCATATGGGAAGAAAAATACGATCCCAAAACAAAAAAGGTACCGATAATAATACCGATAGTAATATACCATGGAAGAGAAGTCTGGAACGTAGAAACGAATTTATCAAATATGGTGCAAGGGATAGAAGATTTACCAGATGAACTAAAAACATACTTACCGACATATCGATATGAAATATGTGATTTCTCAATCAAAGGGAAAAAAAGGATAATAGGATTAACAGCGATGAAAGTTGCAATAGAAGCGATGAGAGCAGGAACGGCAATGACCAAAGAAGAATTTAAAGAAAGATTAGGAAGGGTATTTGAATACATAAAACAACTACCAGAAGAACAGGTACATGAATGGTTTGAAGGGTGCATGATCTACCTATTAAACGTAAGGGAAGATGTAACGATAGAGGAGATATTAAAGGTACAAAAAGAAATAATGCCTGGAAGGGGTGAGATAGTTATGACGATAGCTGAAAAGTTGAGAAACGAAGGAAAATTAGAAGGTGAAAGAGAAGGTATTGAAAAAGGAAAACTTGAAGGCGAAAGAGAGTTCGCAGTTAGAATATTAAGCAAAAGATTTGGTAACCAACTAACTGAAGAAATAAAAGACAAGATAAGAAAAGCAGATGAGAAGACGATAGATTACATAGGAGATAACTTGTTAGAAATAACTATAGAAGAGCTAAAAGAATTACTGAAATAA